The following proteins come from a genomic window of Pyxidicoccus sp. MSG2:
- a CDS encoding glycosyltransferase: MLDVVDVGKRSLANYRGVAPDWQLDEVQHLAERLRGARCMHLNATSYGGGVSEILRSLVPLYNDLGITTDWKLIHGDEAFFQVTKRIHNGLQGAPGELTEKDKAIYLANAQLNASRLISDSEDYDFIFVHDPQPAVLAAMSSLRDSRWIWRCHIDTSHPNPSYWDFLSPYLRAYDAAVFTLDDFIPPGLPIQDVHVYAPCIDPLSPKNHPLPEALAKDVLEWIGIRTHRPLVTQVGRFDRWKDPLGVVRAYQRVRPHVPDLQLALVGSLALDDPEGWDVYEEVRAVTAGDSLIHVLTNLVGVGNVEVNALQSFSNVVIQKSIREGFGLVVSEATWKGTPVIGGRVGGIPLQLPEGVGGVLVDTIEECAEQLLRLLRQPEEARLLGGRGREHVRENFLMPRLLRDHLLLLDHLATVRPLPAREIIPAAFAPAALQGV, encoded by the coding sequence ATGCTGGACGTCGTGGATGTCGGCAAACGCTCACTCGCGAACTACCGCGGCGTCGCTCCCGACTGGCAGCTCGATGAGGTGCAGCACCTCGCGGAGCGCCTGCGCGGCGCGCGCTGCATGCACCTCAACGCCACCTCCTACGGCGGCGGCGTCTCCGAAATCCTGCGCTCGCTGGTGCCCCTCTACAACGACCTGGGCATCACCACCGACTGGAAGCTCATCCACGGCGACGAGGCCTTCTTCCAGGTCACCAAGCGCATCCACAACGGACTCCAGGGCGCCCCCGGCGAGCTCACCGAGAAGGACAAGGCCATCTACCTGGCCAACGCGCAGCTCAACGCCAGCCGCCTCATCAGCGACTCCGAGGACTACGACTTCATCTTCGTCCACGACCCGCAGCCCGCCGTGCTCGCCGCCATGTCCTCCCTGCGCGATTCGCGGTGGATATGGCGCTGCCACATCGACACGTCCCATCCCAACCCCAGCTACTGGGACTTCCTCTCGCCGTACCTGCGCGCGTACGACGCCGCCGTCTTCACCCTCGACGACTTCATCCCCCCGGGGCTGCCCATCCAGGACGTGCACGTCTACGCGCCCTGCATCGACCCGCTCAGCCCCAAGAATCACCCGCTGCCGGAGGCGCTCGCCAAGGACGTGCTGGAGTGGATTGGCATCCGCACCCACCGGCCCCTCGTCACCCAGGTCGGCCGCTTCGACCGGTGGAAGGACCCGCTCGGCGTCGTGCGGGCGTACCAGCGCGTGCGCCCCCATGTGCCGGACCTGCAGCTCGCGCTCGTCGGCTCGCTCGCCCTGGACGACCCCGAGGGCTGGGACGTCTACGAGGAGGTCCGCGCCGTCACCGCGGGCGACAGCCTCATCCACGTCCTCACCAACCTCGTCGGCGTGGGCAACGTCGAGGTCAACGCGCTCCAGTCGTTCTCCAACGTCGTCATCCAGAAGTCGATACGCGAGGGCTTCGGCCTCGTCGTCTCCGAGGCCACGTGGAAGGGCACTCCCGTCATCGGAGGGCGCGTGGGCGGCATCCCCCTCCAGCTCCCCGAGGGAGTCGGCGGCGTCCTCGTGGACACGATTGAAGAGTGCGCCGAGCAGCTCCTGCGCCTGCTGCGCCAGCCGGAGGAGGCACGGCTGCTCGGTGGTCGCGGGCGCGAGCACGTCCGCGAGAACTTCCTCATGCCCCGGCTCCTGAGGGACCACCTGTTGCTGCTCGACCACCTGGCCACGGTGCGGCCCCTGCCCGCGCGCGAAATCATTCCCGCCGCCTTCGCCCCTGCGGCCCTGCAGGGGGTGTGA
- a CDS encoding NfeD family protein, with protein MRTRSQHRLHGAALLGALALALLAAAPPSETPVASAGARPTVARCELDGVVDAGSGGYLKDCVARAEAEGHGALLVRLDTPGGSLESTRVIVRAFLASRVPVLVWVGPSGAHAGSAGVFITLASNLAAMAPGTNIGAAHPVVGIEGQDPEAAGGKQMARKVENDAVAFAEGIARQRGRNVAWAASSVRDSASVPAEKARELRVVEHVAPTEAEFLTWADGRSVEVAGGDSVRLATAKASVVTLTPSLSQRTVHALAHPSVVYLLFLVAALGLVVEMSHPGAIAPGLIGGVALVLALVASSALPVRTGALVLLLVGAALIVAELFVTSGLLGATGVVLLALGGLFLVDRFDPGWFVDRSFHLGWEWVVPTTVVLAGAAAYVAYRSAQTRRLPQQGGDAGLVGEHGTALASVNPEQGEVFVHGERWRATSPAPIRPGAPVVVRRVEGLMLFVDEVKT; from the coding sequence ATGCGGACGCGCTCTCAACACAGACTCCACGGGGCGGCGCTGCTGGGCGCCCTCGCCCTGGCCCTGCTCGCGGCGGCGCCCCCTTCCGAGACGCCGGTGGCATCCGCGGGCGCGCGGCCCACCGTGGCCCGCTGCGAGCTGGATGGCGTGGTGGATGCGGGCTCCGGCGGCTACCTGAAGGACTGCGTGGCGCGCGCGGAGGCGGAAGGGCACGGCGCGCTGCTGGTGCGGCTGGACACGCCGGGCGGCTCGCTGGAGTCCACGCGCGTCATCGTCCGGGCCTTCCTCGCCTCGCGCGTGCCGGTGCTCGTCTGGGTGGGGCCCTCCGGCGCGCATGCCGGCAGCGCGGGCGTGTTCATCACCCTCGCGTCCAACCTCGCGGCCATGGCCCCGGGCACCAACATCGGCGCGGCGCACCCCGTCGTCGGAATCGAGGGGCAGGACCCGGAGGCGGCGGGCGGCAAGCAGATGGCGCGCAAGGTGGAGAACGACGCCGTGGCCTTCGCGGAGGGCATTGCCCGGCAGCGCGGGCGCAACGTGGCGTGGGCCGCGTCCTCCGTGCGCGACAGCGCCAGCGTTCCCGCGGAGAAGGCCCGCGAGCTGCGCGTGGTGGAGCACGTGGCCCCCACCGAGGCGGAGTTCCTCACGTGGGCCGACGGGCGGAGCGTGGAGGTGGCGGGCGGTGACAGCGTGCGGCTGGCCACCGCGAAGGCGTCCGTCGTCACCCTGACGCCGAGCCTCTCGCAGCGCACCGTGCATGCGCTCGCGCACCCGTCCGTCGTCTACCTGCTGTTCCTCGTGGCGGCGCTGGGGCTGGTGGTGGAGATGTCGCATCCGGGCGCCATCGCGCCGGGCCTCATCGGCGGAGTGGCGCTGGTGCTCGCGCTGGTGGCGTCCTCCGCGCTGCCGGTGCGCACCGGGGCACTGGTGCTGCTGCTGGTGGGCGCGGCCCTCATCGTCGCGGAGCTGTTCGTCACCAGCGGCCTGCTGGGCGCGACGGGCGTGGTGCTGCTGGCGCTGGGCGGCCTGTTCCTCGTGGACCGCTTCGACCCGGGCTGGTTCGTGGACCGCTCCTTCCACCTGGGATGGGAGTGGGTGGTGCCCACCACCGTGGTGCTCGCGGGGGCCGCCGCCTACGTGGCGTACCGGAGCGCGCAGACGCGCCGGCTGCCGCAGCAGGGCGGCGACGCGGGCCTCGTGGGCGAGCACGGCACCGCGCTGGCCTCCGTCAACCCCGAGCAGGGCGAGGTGTTCGTCCACGGCGAGCGCTGGCGCGCCACGTCCCCCGCCCCCATCCGCCCCGGCGCGCCCGTGGTGGTGCGGCGCGTGGAGGGGCTCATGCTGTTCGTCGACGAGGTGAAGACATGA
- a CDS encoding slipin family protein — translation MINITGLIGTLIPVAIVLLLFLSGVRIVNEYQNGVVFRLGRFVGLKRAGFRWLIPFVERMVIIDLRTVARDVPPQDVITRDNVSVKVSAVVYFRVIHADKAVLQVEDFLYATSQLAQTTLRAILGQVELDQLLSERDRVNRDIQRVLDAHTDPWGIKVSNVEVKHIDLPVEMQRAIARQAEAERERRAKIIAAEGEHQAAEKLAMAADVISRNPATLQLRYLQTLVEITTGGNHTILPIPLDLLHMVGLHRPVTGMAGRPGDGQGAEEEEGPSLGGMSS, via the coding sequence ATGATCAACATCACCGGGCTCATCGGAACGCTCATCCCCGTCGCCATCGTCCTGCTGCTGTTCCTCTCCGGGGTGCGCATCGTCAACGAGTACCAGAACGGCGTGGTGTTCCGGCTCGGGCGCTTCGTGGGGCTCAAGCGCGCCGGCTTCCGCTGGCTCATCCCCTTCGTGGAGCGCATGGTCATCATCGACCTGCGCACGGTGGCGCGCGACGTGCCCCCGCAGGACGTCATCACCCGCGACAACGTCAGCGTGAAGGTCAGCGCCGTCGTCTACTTCCGCGTCATCCACGCCGACAAGGCCGTGCTCCAGGTGGAGGACTTCCTCTACGCCACCAGCCAGCTCGCCCAGACGACGCTGCGCGCGATTCTGGGCCAGGTGGAGCTGGACCAGCTCCTCAGCGAGAGGGACCGCGTCAACCGCGACATCCAGCGCGTGCTCGACGCGCACACAGACCCGTGGGGCATCAAGGTCTCCAACGTGGAGGTGAAGCACATCGACCTGCCGGTGGAGATGCAGCGGGCCATTGCACGACAGGCCGAGGCCGAGCGCGAGCGCCGCGCGAAAATCATCGCCGCCGAGGGCGAGCACCAGGCCGCCGAGAAGCTCGCCATGGCCGCCGACGTCATCAGCCGCAACCCGGCCACGCTCCAGCTGCGCTACCTCCAGACGCTGGTGGAAATCACCACCGGCGGCAACCACACCATCCTCCCCATCCCCCTGGACCTGCTGCACATGGTGGGCCTGCACCGGCCCGTAACGGGCATGGCCGGGCGTCCGGGTGACGGCCAGGGCGCCGAGGAGGAGGAAGGGCCTTCACTCGGGGGAATGTCCTCCTGA
- a CDS encoding DUF2721 domain-containing protein has protein sequence MTGGSEGLDFSSIRLIGMAVTPAVMVSACGTLVSGLDNQIARMSSLVREMVRDWRLLPEGDPRRAMLREQVAILDRRHAILSRAIRITYWALLSFVVTSMLYLAKRHTEVPEMLPMVSFSVGVVLLGGMALLALASVRLGRRAIALERRELFKESEPPPSD, from the coding sequence ATGACTGGCGGCTCGGAAGGCCTGGACTTCTCGTCCATCCGGCTCATCGGCATGGCGGTGACGCCGGCGGTGATGGTGTCGGCCTGCGGCACCCTGGTGTCGGGGCTGGACAACCAGATTGCGCGGATGTCCTCGCTCGTCCGGGAGATGGTGCGCGATTGGCGGCTGCTGCCAGAAGGGGACCCGAGGCGCGCCATGTTGCGAGAGCAGGTGGCCATCCTGGACCGGCGCCACGCCATCCTCTCGCGGGCCATTCGCATCACCTATTGGGCGCTGCTGTCCTTCGTGGTGACGTCGATGCTGTACCTCGCCAAGCGTCACACCGAGGTTCCGGAGATGCTGCCGATGGTGTCCTTCTCGGTGGGCGTGGTGCTGCTCGGGGGCATGGCGCTGCTCGCGCTCGCGTCGGTGCGGCTGGGCCGGCGGGCGATTGCGCTGGAGCGGCGGGAGCTGTTCAAGGAGTCGGAGCCGCCCCCGTCCGACTGA
- a CDS encoding MerR family transcriptional regulator: MSTPKTQTEWKLAELAEAAGVSPRTVRYYVQRGLIPAPPFRGPDTVYGEEHLLRLKAIRVLQARFLPLDAIQVELQRLSADELRRLAESDTTPTPPTYGPATPGVITDVRVLTPPVVGSRQAVMSRYQRWELAPGLELHVSEGADAKVRALAEKVRALIEEFQERERS; the protein is encoded by the coding sequence GTGAGCACGCCCAAGACACAGACCGAATGGAAGTTGGCGGAGCTGGCCGAGGCGGCGGGCGTCTCGCCGCGCACGGTTCGCTACTACGTCCAGCGGGGGCTGATTCCCGCACCGCCCTTCCGGGGGCCGGACACCGTGTACGGCGAGGAGCACCTGCTGCGGCTCAAGGCCATCCGCGTCCTCCAGGCGCGGTTCCTTCCCCTGGACGCCATCCAGGTGGAGCTGCAGCGCCTGTCCGCCGACGAGCTGCGCAGGCTCGCCGAATCGGACACCACCCCGACACCCCCGACGTACGGGCCCGCGACGCCCGGCGTCATCACCGACGTGCGGGTGCTGACGCCCCCGGTGGTGGGCTCACGACAGGCGGTCATGTCACGCTACCAGCGGTGGGAGCTGGCCCCGGGGCTGGAGCTGCACGTGTCGGAGGGGGCCGACGCGAAGGTCCGGGCGCTCGCCGAGAAGGTGCGCGCCCTCATCGAAGAGTTCCAGGAAAGGGAGAGGTCATGA
- a CDS encoding VIT domain-containing protein: protein MKTTEQAGLYTREGAQVPLQGVEVTGELLGGHARVRVRQRYRNDEKRPVEAVYTFPLPSDGTLSAFSMTCAGRRVEGVVKEREEAFRTYDDAVTAGHGAALLDQERPNVFTAQVGNLLPGEETVVEVEFLQAVTAEEGSVRWMLPTLVAPRYIPGTPSGDRTGHGGMDPTSRVPDADRITPPIGEVHYGLRMDLLVDLGREVVVESPSHTITVNRESGTRMRVGFSRGEVSLDRDLVLSLRSPDSSAVFTPLVTHRKDGAEAGTFALTVIPDLLAMASAPPKQEVVFVVDVSGSMAGESLPQAQAALRLCLRHLREGDRFNVIAFESSYRSFKPQPVPFTQRTLEEADRWVAALQADGGTELLQPMQAAVRTAPDGVVVLLTDGQVGNEDEILKAVLAERKTARLYSFGIGTNVSDALLRDLAKQTGGAVEFIHPGERIDDKVVAQFSRALAPRVTELQVSFDGVEGTELSPSELPPMVDGVPWTLFGRYPTPGTGKVTLRGRSGREPFALTVRVDFPALSDRPAVEKLWAAERIRGWEAAGLTGRRAESMKKRIVDLAVAHQIVTRYTSFVVVEERTAERRASGQPETRVVPVNAPAGWDMFGTAKQEEAADGGAVNVRRRGGPLGRTQGAAMPSRPGGRPMPAPASAGAAFAPPPPPAMAPAPSPARAAASVAPMKEMKDLSKSAPAKKRKGGFLSGLFGGDAEAEQGTSLRQSVSAPEPIMMESAYSQDDDEREDTGSSLPMLDGLYAAEAPAALSRDEGGVGVEALLGRQLANGLWDGAGAGPEPVRQARATALALLELLREGITSSHPLHGAQVKKAVEALLSLAASLTGEPQVAELALGVAWLAAAGPRTRGRIEQAAKPLSGLSGRMGNEVALRQHVDALAAR from the coding sequence ATGAAGACGACGGAGCAGGCCGGGCTGTACACGCGCGAGGGCGCGCAGGTTCCCCTCCAGGGCGTCGAAGTAACGGGTGAGCTGCTGGGAGGCCATGCGCGGGTGCGCGTGCGCCAGCGCTACCGCAACGATGAGAAGCGCCCGGTGGAGGCCGTCTATACCTTCCCGCTGCCTTCCGACGGCACCCTCTCCGCCTTCTCCATGACGTGCGCCGGGCGCCGCGTGGAGGGCGTGGTGAAGGAGCGCGAGGAGGCCTTCCGCACCTACGACGACGCCGTCACCGCCGGCCATGGCGCCGCGCTCCTGGACCAGGAGCGCCCCAACGTCTTCACCGCGCAGGTGGGCAACCTCCTCCCCGGCGAGGAGACGGTGGTGGAGGTGGAGTTCCTCCAGGCCGTCACCGCCGAGGAGGGCTCCGTGCGCTGGATGCTGCCCACGCTGGTGGCCCCCCGCTACATCCCCGGCACCCCTTCGGGGGACCGCACCGGCCACGGCGGCATGGACCCGACGAGCCGCGTGCCGGACGCGGACCGCATCACGCCGCCCATCGGCGAGGTGCACTACGGCCTGCGGATGGACCTGCTGGTGGACCTGGGCCGCGAGGTGGTGGTGGAGAGCCCGTCGCACACCATCACCGTCAACCGGGAGAGCGGCACGCGGATGCGCGTGGGCTTCTCGCGGGGCGAGGTGTCGCTGGACCGTGATCTGGTCCTGAGCCTGCGCAGCCCGGACTCGAGCGCGGTGTTCACCCCGCTCGTCACACACCGCAAGGATGGCGCGGAGGCGGGCACCTTCGCGCTCACGGTGATTCCGGACCTCTTGGCCATGGCGTCCGCGCCGCCGAAGCAGGAGGTGGTCTTCGTGGTGGACGTCTCCGGCTCCATGGCCGGTGAGTCGCTGCCCCAGGCCCAGGCCGCGCTGCGGCTGTGCCTGCGCCACCTGCGCGAGGGCGACCGCTTCAACGTCATCGCCTTCGAGAGCAGCTACCGCTCCTTCAAGCCGCAGCCGGTGCCCTTCACCCAGCGCACGCTGGAGGAGGCGGACCGGTGGGTGGCGGCGCTCCAGGCCGACGGCGGCACGGAGCTGCTCCAGCCCATGCAGGCCGCGGTGCGGACCGCGCCGGACGGCGTGGTGGTGCTGCTGACGGACGGGCAGGTGGGCAACGAGGACGAAATCCTCAAGGCCGTGCTGGCCGAGCGGAAGACGGCGCGCCTGTACTCGTTCGGCATCGGCACCAACGTGAGCGACGCGCTCTTGCGAGACCTGGCGAAGCAGACGGGCGGCGCGGTGGAGTTCATCCACCCGGGCGAGCGCATCGACGACAAGGTGGTGGCGCAGTTCTCCCGTGCGCTCGCGCCGCGCGTCACCGAATTGCAGGTGAGCTTCGACGGCGTGGAGGGCACGGAGCTGTCCCCGTCCGAGCTGCCGCCCATGGTTGACGGTGTGCCCTGGACGCTCTTCGGCCGCTACCCCACGCCGGGCACCGGCAAGGTGACGCTGCGCGGGCGCTCGGGCCGTGAGCCCTTCGCGCTCACCGTGCGCGTGGACTTCCCCGCGCTGTCGGACCGGCCGGCGGTGGAGAAGTTGTGGGCGGCGGAGCGCATCCGTGGCTGGGAGGCGGCGGGGCTCACCGGCCGCCGCGCCGAGTCCATGAAGAAGCGCATCGTCGACCTGGCCGTCGCGCACCAGATTGTCACCCGCTACACGTCCTTCGTCGTGGTGGAGGAGCGCACGGCGGAGCGCCGGGCGTCGGGACAGCCGGAGACGCGCGTCGTCCCGGTGAATGCGCCGGCTGGCTGGGACATGTTCGGCACGGCGAAGCAGGAGGAGGCCGCGGACGGCGGCGCCGTGAATGTGCGCCGCCGGGGCGGTCCCCTGGGCAGGACCCAGGGGGCTGCCATGCCCTCCAGGCCCGGGGGCAGGCCGATGCCCGCGCCCGCCTCGGCCGGGGCTGCCTTCGCGCCTCCGCCTCCGCCCGCCATGGCTCCGGCACCCTCCCCCGCGAGGGCGGCGGCCTCCGTCGCGCCCATGAAGGAGATGAAGGACCTGAGCAAGTCCGCCCCCGCGAAGAAGCGGAAGGGCGGCTTCCTCTCCGGCCTCTTCGGCGGCGACGCCGAGGCGGAGCAGGGCACCTCCCTGCGGCAGTCCGTGTCAGCCCCGGAGCCCATCATGATGGAATCGGCCTACAGCCAGGACGACGACGAGCGGGAGGACACCGGGAGCAGCCTGCCGATGCTCGACGGCCTCTATGCGGCGGAGGCGCCCGCGGCCCTGTCCCGCGACGAAGGCGGCGTGGGCGTGGAGGCGCTGCTGGGGCGGCAGCTCGCCAACGGCCTGTGGGACGGCGCCGGGGCGGGTCCGGAGCCGGTGCGCCAGGCGCGCGCCACGGCGCTGGCGCTGCTGGAGCTCTTGCGCGAGGGCATCACCAGCAGCCACCCGCTGCACGGCGCGCAGGTGAAGAAGGCGGTGGAGGCGCTGCTGTCGCTCGCCGCCAGCCTTACCGGTGAGCCGCAGGTGGCGGAGCTGGCGCTGGGGGTGGCGTGGCTGGCGGCGGCGGGCCCGCGCACCCGCGGCCGAATCGAGCAGGCCGCGAAGCCGCTGTCCGGCCTCAGCGGCCGCATGGGCAACGAGGTCGCCCTGCGGCAGCACGTGGACGCGCTCGCCGCGCGCTGA
- a CDS encoding SDR family oxidoreductase: MVASQGRVVLITGASSGIGRACAQLLSERGHTVYGTSRQPLTEAPKGWHWLELDVTRDESVRRAVDAVLAAEGRIDVVVNNAGYALAGSLEDTSIEEARQQFETNLLGVLRVCKAVLPSMRERRTGLLIHISSLGGAVGLPFQGLYSASKFALEGLTESLRQEVAPFGIQATLVQPGDVHTRITENRVLASQSGPGSAYRAPFETTLKTIEADERDGVPPEDVARTVLELLEHGSVRVRYSVGKLVQRAAVMAKWMLPSRAFEALVMSLYGLSRD, encoded by the coding sequence ATGGTCGCATCCCAGGGCAGGGTCGTACTCATCACCGGGGCCTCTTCCGGAATTGGCAGGGCCTGCGCGCAGCTGCTGAGCGAGCGCGGGCACACCGTCTACGGCACCAGCCGCCAGCCTCTGACAGAGGCACCGAAGGGCTGGCACTGGCTGGAACTGGACGTCACCCGCGACGAGTCCGTGCGGCGCGCGGTGGACGCGGTGCTGGCGGCGGAGGGGCGCATCGACGTGGTGGTGAACAACGCGGGCTACGCGCTCGCCGGCTCGCTGGAGGACACCTCCATCGAGGAGGCGAGGCAGCAGTTCGAAACCAACCTGCTCGGCGTGCTGCGCGTGTGCAAGGCGGTGCTGCCGTCCATGCGCGAGCGCCGCACCGGCCTCCTCATCCACATCAGCTCCCTGGGCGGCGCGGTGGGGCTGCCCTTCCAGGGGCTCTACAGCGCCAGCAAGTTCGCGCTGGAGGGGCTGACGGAGAGCCTCCGCCAGGAGGTGGCCCCCTTCGGCATCCAGGCCACCCTGGTGCAGCCCGGTGACGTGCACACGCGAATCACGGAGAACCGCGTGCTCGCGAGCCAGTCCGGCCCCGGCTCCGCGTACCGCGCGCCCTTCGAGACCACGCTGAAGACCATCGAAGCCGACGAGCGGGACGGCGTGCCCCCGGAGGACGTGGCGCGCACGGTGCTGGAGTTGCTGGAGCACGGCTCCGTGCGCGTGCGCTACTCGGTGGGCAAGCTGGTGCAGCGCGCGGCGGTGATGGCGAAGTGGATGCTGCCCTCGCGCGCCTTCGAGGCGCTCGTCATGTCCCTCTACGGCCTGTCCCGGGACTGA
- a CDS encoding YkvA family protein, which translates to MNIAGLRGMSTRFFSYVRDPRVSLWRKLAGVLAVVYFVSPIDALPDFIPVLGWLDDVGVLSAAAFFMVREVQRHQPWKATDGLPLDEEGRSRLPPSVRKSV; encoded by the coding sequence ATGAACATCGCAGGCCTTCGTGGCATGAGTACCCGCTTCTTCAGCTACGTGCGCGACCCGCGGGTGTCGCTCTGGCGGAAGCTCGCTGGCGTGCTGGCGGTGGTCTACTTCGTGTCGCCCATCGACGCGCTCCCGGACTTCATCCCGGTGCTCGGCTGGCTGGACGACGTCGGCGTGTTGTCCGCCGCGGCCTTCTTCATGGTGCGCGAGGTGCAGCGCCACCAGCCGTGGAAGGCCACGGACGGCCTGCCGCTGGACGAGGAGGGGCGCTCGCGCCTGCCTCCCAGCGTGCGCAAGTCCGTGTAG
- a CDS encoding ABC transporter ATP-binding protein, which translates to MSLLSLDALSLRTSSGAPAVDGLTLAVEPGEVVALLGPSGCGKTAALRLVAGFDRPDAGSLTLDGRTLAGPGTFVSPEQRGVGMVFHDAALFPHLSVLDNVAFGLTALPRPEAHARARALLKLFGLEGFEPRMPHALSGGQQQRVALARALAPGPRVLLLDEPFSRLDITLRASTRVEVRRALKSLGTTVLFVTHDQGEAMAFADRLAVMRAGRVEQVGTPEAVYTTPRTAFVAYFLGGTNLLPGVGFGNGARTMLGILPVTGHAKGNVLLSLRPEALRLVPDTDTVAVGGALRAEVLAREFQGASAEYTVACGGMELTVRGSPELPLRPGSRARLEVVGRAVVLEDSPD; encoded by the coding sequence ATGTCCCTCCTCTCGCTCGACGCCCTCTCCCTGCGCACTTCCAGCGGTGCCCCTGCCGTGGATGGCCTCACGCTGGCGGTGGAGCCGGGCGAGGTGGTGGCGCTGCTCGGCCCCTCCGGCTGCGGCAAGACGGCGGCACTGCGCCTCGTCGCCGGCTTCGACCGCCCCGACGCAGGCTCCCTCACCTTGGACGGCCGCACCCTCGCGGGCCCGGGCACCTTCGTGTCGCCGGAGCAGCGCGGCGTGGGCATGGTGTTCCATGACGCCGCCCTCTTCCCGCACCTGTCCGTGCTCGACAACGTGGCCTTCGGCCTCACCGCGCTGCCGCGTCCCGAGGCCCACGCACGCGCCCGTGCCCTGCTGAAGCTGTTCGGCCTGGAGGGCTTCGAGCCGCGCATGCCGCACGCGCTCTCCGGCGGACAGCAGCAGCGCGTGGCCCTGGCGCGCGCGCTCGCGCCGGGGCCGCGGGTGCTGCTCCTGGACGAGCCCTTCTCCCGCCTGGACATCACCCTGCGTGCCTCCACGCGCGTGGAGGTGCGGCGGGCCCTGAAGTCGCTGGGCACCACGGTGCTCTTCGTCACGCATGACCAGGGCGAGGCCATGGCCTTCGCGGACCGGCTCGCGGTGATGCGCGCCGGCAGGGTGGAGCAGGTGGGCACGCCCGAGGCCGTCTACACCACGCCACGCACCGCCTTCGTGGCGTACTTCCTCGGCGGCACCAACCTGCTGCCTGGCGTGGGCTTCGGCAACGGGGCGCGGACGATGCTCGGCATCCTCCCCGTGACGGGCCACGCGAAGGGCAACGTGCTGTTGTCGCTGCGGCCGGAAGCCCTGCGGCTGGTGCCGGACACGGACACCGTCGCGGTGGGCGGCGCCCTGCGCGCGGAAGTCCTCGCGCGCGAGTTCCAGGGCGCCAGCGCCGAGTACACCGTGGCCTGCGGCGGCATGGAGCTCACCGTGCGCGGCTCACCCGAATTGCCGCTGCGCCCGGGTTCGCGGGCCCGGCTGGAAGTCGTGGGCCGCGCGGTGGTGCTGGAGGACAGTCCGGACTGA
- a CDS encoding nuclear transport factor 2 family protein encodes MLRPLIAACAAVLLVAPLASAQQPSQPPSAQQPPPKPQAAQPQAAQPSPPKSQAAQQPPPAATDTTRPNSMKTAGERTQAALQQAPTAKPEDVRSVASLMAALYDVISGPAGQARDWQRFRSLFYPGAKMIPVRRPKPGAAGPGISPITPDDYATWGVDFFNKHAFYEKETHREVSGYGDLVNVLSAYETREAANGPTTSKGVNSLQLVFDGQRWWVLNIAWIDEKTAGTPVPKDFARKE; translated from the coding sequence ATGCTTCGCCCGCTCATCGCAGCCTGTGCCGCCGTCCTGCTCGTCGCCCCGCTTGCCTCGGCGCAGCAGCCCTCGCAGCCGCCGTCCGCGCAGCAGCCACCGCCGAAGCCGCAGGCCGCGCAGCCGCAAGCCGCGCAGCCGTCACCGCCGAAGTCGCAGGCCGCGCAGCAGCCGCCGCCCGCCGCGACGGACACCACGCGCCCCAACTCGATGAAGACCGCGGGCGAGCGCACCCAGGCCGCGCTCCAGCAGGCGCCCACCGCGAAGCCCGAGGACGTGCGCTCCGTCGCGAGCCTCATGGCCGCGCTCTACGACGTCATCAGCGGCCCGGCGGGCCAGGCGCGCGACTGGCAGCGCTTCCGCTCACTGTTCTATCCGGGCGCGAAGATGATTCCCGTCCGGCGCCCGAAGCCCGGCGCCGCGGGGCCCGGCATCTCTCCCATCACCCCGGATGACTACGCCACGTGGGGCGTGGACTTCTTCAACAAGCACGCCTTCTACGAGAAGGAGACGCACCGCGAGGTGTCCGGCTACGGCGACCTGGTCAACGTGCTCAGCGCCTACGAGACGCGCGAGGCCGCCAACGGCCCGACGACGTCCAAGGGCGTCAACAGCCTGCAGCTCGTCTTCGACGGCCAGCGGTGGTGGGTGCTGAACATCGCCTGGATTGACGAGAAGACGGCCGGGACGCCGGTGCCGAAGGACTTCGCGCGCAAGGAGTAG